A single region of the Sorghum bicolor cultivar BTx623 chromosome 7, Sorghum_bicolor_NCBIv3, whole genome shotgun sequence genome encodes:
- the LOC8083507 gene encoding uncharacterized protein LOC8083507 gives MPVDVEAAMGTPQPASACSSSSIGGDSDECSPPGKEEEGEGEVQSAYAGGGEGGGGLAGLEALEEALPIRRSISKFYNGKSKSFACLKEAITFSGSAKDITKAENAYSRKRKNLLAYSIMYGNSYETSAAQVYETAPPKRLASLSRNSLVTLASSSSRSSSSISIQEHELPEHLHSPCSPDGFISAPPSGSCVPNASSVPMRSLSMMDLHRVHRSSSSVGLKDRK, from the exons ATGCCGGTCGACGTCGAGGCGGCGATGGGCACACCTCAGCCGGCATCGGCGTGCAGCTCGTCGTCGATAGGCGGGGACAGCGACGAGTGCTCGCCGCCGGGGAAGGAGGAGGAAGGGGAGGGGGAGGTGCAGAGCGCGTACgccggaggaggagaaggaggggGCGGCCTCGCGGGGTTGGAGGCATTGGAGGAGGCGCTACCAATTCG GCGCAGTATATCCAAATTCTATAATGGTAAATCCAAATCATTTGCATGCCTTAAAGAAGCCATAACATTTTCAGGCTCTGCAAAAGACATTACTAAGGCAGAGAATGCATACTCCAGAAAACGGAAGAATCTCCTTGCCTACAGCATCATGTATGGAAATTCATATGAAACATCAGCAGCTCAAGTTTATGAAACTGCTCCTCCTAAGAGGCTTGCTAGTTTGAGTAGAAACTCTTTGGTGACCTTGGCTAGCAGCAGttcgaggagcagcagcagtatCAGCATTCAAGAGCATGAACTGCCTGAGCATCTCCATTCTCCGTGTTCACCTGATGGGTTTATATCCGCACCACCATCCGGCTCTTgcgtgcctaatgcatcatctgTGCCTATGAGATCATTGTCGATGATGGATTTGCATCGTGTGCATAGGTCAAGTTCCTCAGTTGGTCTCAAAGATAGGAAATAG
- the LOC110436736 gene encoding uncharacterized protein LOC110436736 — MNVTEGQESYGDDVVPSHQQPARQNRRGVQATDVHNQQHGRSLFMQPVPQMLCMPHNPMISGDAAGPSSSNATAFAGATYISAPALLPAYQSPARARATPPAPHVVYSL; from the exons ATGAACGTGACAGAAGGGCAGGAGAGCTATGGTGACGACGTGGTTCCTAGCCACCAACAG CCGGCACGGCAGAACCGACGAGGAGTCCAGGCCACAGATGTCCACAACCAGCAGCACGGCCGCTCTCTGTTCATGCAGCCCGTCCcccagatgctctgcatgccaCACAACCCCATGATCTCTGGAGACGCTGCCGGGCCGAGCAGCAGCAATGCCACAGCCTTCGCCGGCGCCACCTACATCTCCGCCCCAGCACTGCTGCCAGCGTACCAATCACCGGCACGAGCAAGAGCAACACCACCGGCACCGCATGTGGTGTACTCATTGTAA
- the LOC8080643 gene encoding two-component response regulator ORR33: protein MENDSHAAFPNGIRALIVDNNARFLRTASLMLSLLNFQVATCETPASAVKLLTGRLKDADVVFIDALRAASCGFDFRAMVEPNMCIPVIYFYSFDYKVAGDLAEALRRTVWAATYVIKKPLDAGEVCRLWRIIQWSKVLLQRGENTLPWLEWPRGIQALPATVEARLPSSSTFEDQAREEEEDDDGCDLFKVVRAGRGRRRKLGDRHDGSSSSRGHVGGGGSGVAGSSESKPSF from the exons ATGGAGAACGACTCGCACGCCGCGTTCCCAAACGGGATACGGGCCTTAATCGTCGACAACAATGCAAGGTTTCTAAGAACGGCTAGCCTGATGCTTTCTCTCCTAAACTTCCAAG TGGCCACATGCGAGACCCCAGCGTCGGCTGTTAAGCTCCTCACCGGAAGACTCAAAGACGCCGACGTTGTCTTCATCGACGCTTTGAGAGCCGCAAGCTGCGGCTTCGACTTCCGTGCAATGGTGGAGCCCAATATGTGCATCCCAGTCATCTACT TCTACTCTTTCGATTACAAGGTCGCCGGCGACTTGGCTGAGGCTCTGCGACGCACTGTTTGGGCTGCTACGTACGTAATCAAGAAGCCCCTCGACGCCGGCGAGGTATGCAGGCTGTGGAGGATCATCCAGTGGTCCAAGGTTTTGCTGCAGCGTGGGGAAAACACGTTGCCGTGGCTGGAATGGCCTCGCGGCATCCAGGCGCTTCCCGCCACCGTCGAAGCACGTTTGCCCAGCTCCTCTACCTTTGAGGACCAAgccagggaggaggaggaggacgacgacggctGTGACCTTTTCAAGGTAGTGAGGGCGggaagaggcaggaggaggaagCTGGGTGATAGGCACGACGGCAGCTCCTCTAGCCGCGGGCATGTCGGTGGTGGCGGCAGCGGCGTTGCAGGTTCATCTGAAAGTAAACCATCATTTTGA